The following is a genomic window from Candidatus Ozemobacteraceae bacterium.
TTCCAGGCTCATGGACTCGGGCATGTGGTGCATGGCGCCGAGAGCGAGTTTGCCCTGTTCTCCGGCGTTGCGGGGCAACATGACGCCCATGGTGCGGAAGTTGTCCATGATGAAGGCGGAGCAGTCGCGGGCGTTGAACATGCCGCCCCAGCCGTAGCGCTGACCGAGGAACTTGAACGCCTGCGTGATGATGTTGCGCGGGGTGAACGGCAGGTAGCCGAGATGCACCTCGTCCGTCCGGGAGATCAGACCCAGACCCCATTCCAGGTTTCCCTCGGGGCCGCGGACGGGCAGCTTGGCCACGTAGTTCCCGACCGGGTGCTGGCCGTAGATCTCGAGGGGAATCTCGTCGCGCGAGGCGAGGGGGATGCGGACGCCCATGTCGAGCAGCAGTTCCGAGACATCCGCCTTGATCGGGTTGTAGCCCGTGAACACCCGTTTCCCGGTGACGACGAGGAAGTTCGGGGTGTCGAGGTAGTCGAAGAGGGTGCGGGAATCGGTGAGGGCCACGTCCTTCACGGGGACCCAGGCGAGATAATTGTAGGCCTGGGCGAAAAACCACTCGCCGTCGGCGCTCGTATGGAGGATCACGAGCGGTTCGACGGGGTAGAGGGCGGTTTCGATGAACCGGTCGAACTCGTAATCGTCGGGTTCGTTGAATACTCGGTCGAATGTGGGGAAGGTGCGCATCTCGGTGCGCCTGACCGTGATGCCGTACCGCACCATGACCCGGGAGGGGATGGCGGCGAGATCGAGGGCCCGTTCCAGACGGTCGAAATAGGCGCCGGTGAGTTCGCTGCCGTTCATGAACTTCTTTTTCGAAGGGCGGGAGCTGACGGCGGAGATCATGCCGCGCACGGCGTCGCCATTCAGGATTCGGCGGTAGTATCGAAGATCCTCGAGGGGTTTGCACTCGCGGGCGCTCCTGTGGTTGTACCGCCGGATTTCCTGGGGCGTCATGATGATCTTGTCGGGCTCCGCCACCCTGGCGATCCAGAACGAGGGATCGAGCATCTCGTCGATGACCCCGGGGATGTTCGGTTCGAACTGGACGAACCTTCCATCGCCGGCGGTCGCAAATGCCTGAGACGCCATTCCGATGATAGCCAGAAGTGTCGCTGCCACGATCGGAAGCGAAAGCGGGCTGAAAGACATATTTCTTATTTTATATATCGATTGATGTCTCATGCGCGTATATCCTTTTCAGTCGACGTCGACGGGGGCGATGTGGAGGTCGGCCTTCTCGAGGGGCAGGAAGGGCAGCAGGAGCATGCCCGGCATGGCGCAGACCAGCGTGGCGAGGAAAAAGCCGGCGTAGCCGACCTGTTCCTGGATGTACCCGCTGACGATGCCGGCGAACATGGCGCCGAGGGCCATCAGGCCGGTGGAGATGGCGTAATGCGCCGTGGGGTAGTTCGAGCCCTGGGTGATGAACATGAGGTAGACCATGTAGGCGGCGAACCCGAATCCGTAGCCGAACTGGTCGCAGCCGACGATGAGGGTGACCCAGGATTTTCCGGGGTGGGTGTAGGCCGCCCAGATGTAGAGCAGGTTCGGAACGTTCATCGCCAGCACCATCGGCCAGAGCGAACGCTTGATGCCGAATCGGGAGATGACCATGCCGCCGGCGATCCCGCCGATGACCAGCGCCGCGACGCCGACCACGCCCGTGATGAAGCCGACATCGCTGGTCGAGACGCCCAGACCGCCCTTCTCGACCGCGTCGATCAGGAACGGGTTGGACATTTTGCTCACCATCGACTCTCCGAAGCGGTACAGCAGGATAAACCCGAGGACGACGGGGAGGTGCGCCTGGTTAAAATACTCGCTGAACGCCGCCCTGAACGGAAACCCGTCGGATCGGCCCTCGTCGCGGCGCGGCTGTGGCATCGAGTAGAAGCCGGCCACGACGCACACCGCATAGACCGCGGTTCCGGCCCAGATGACTTTCTGCCAGACCGGCGCCAGGGAAGCACCCTCCGCGACCTGCAGTTCGAGCTGGCCGGCGAGGTAGATCAGACCGCCGTTGCAGAAGACGTTCGCCACGCGGTATGCCGTGCCGCGGATTCCCACGAACCATGCCTGGTCTTCCTCGGAGAGGGCAAGCAGGTAAAAACCGTCGGCGGCGATGTCATGCGTCGCTGACAAAAAAGCGAGGCCGGTCAGTACGGCGAGCGTGGGCATCAGGAACGAGCTCTGGACGATCGAAAACGATTCGACGATCAGGAACGCGATGATGGCGAGCTGACAGCCGACGATCCAGCGGCGCTTCGTTGAATGGGCGTCGACGAGCGGGCCCCAGAGCATCTTGATGATCCACGGCCATGTGATGAGACTCGTCCAGAGGCCGATATCGGCATTCGAGATGCCGAGTTTCTTGAACATGGTCACCGAGACGGTGCTGACCATGAAGTAGGGAATGCCTTCGAGAAAATACAGGGCGGGCACGAACATCCAGGGGTTGCCCGAAGTTTTCTGACTCACGAAAAGATCCTTTCGAAGAGATGACAAGACCGCTTCACCAGAGAGACACAAAAAACCAAGATACGAGAAATGATTGCCAAAGCGCGGAGACGCAGGGAACCGGAGTTTTTCTCCGCACCTCAGCGGTGAATCATTCCATATTTCAACGTGCCAAACCTTCTTCGAGCGTAGGGGCGAATCGTGATCCGCATGATTCTGCCGGAAGCATACCATCCACCGTGAGATACGGGCAACGACCCTTCCTCTTTCGCGCGCATTTCCGATGATCGTCGAGCCGCCGCGATACATACATGGTAAAATGACCGCCGACAAACGATGGGATGGGAAGGAAGAACATCATGGAAATCATCATTCAGAAAAACCGCTTGGATGCCTGCAGGATCGGAGCCCGTATCATCGCCAGGCTGCTTCGGGAAAAGGAAAAACCTGTTCTGGGGCTTGCGACCGGCGGAACGCCGCTTCCTCTGTATCAGGAACTCGTTCGCATGCACCGCGACGAGGGGCTTTCCTTCGGGCATGTCGTGAGTTTCAATCTCGACGAATACGTAGGACTCGATCCGAAGCATCCGGCTTCGTTCCGGGCCTGCATGGAAGAGCACCTTTTCCGGCACGTGGACTTCGCGCCCGGGGCCACGCACCTTCCCGACGGCCTCGCGAAGGATATTCCGGCCTCCTGTGCCGCGTACGAACAGGCGATCCGCGATGCGGGCGGCATCGACGTCCAGGTGCTCGGCATCGGTTCCGACGGGCATCTCGCGTTCAACGAGCCGACGTCGTCGCTCCGGTCGCGCACCCGCCTCAAGACCCTCGACGAGGAGACTCGCCACGCCAACGCCGCCCCGTTCGGCGGCCCGGACAAAGTGCCCCATCACGTGCTGACCATGGGGTTGGGGACGATCATGGATGCCCGCTGCTGCCTCCTGCTGGCGTTCGGAGCCTCGAAGGCGCCCGCCGTGCGCGACATGGTGGAGGGGCCGGTTTCGGCCTGGTGCCCGGGAAGCGTCCTCCAGTTCCACGAGAAGGCGATCGTCCTGCTCGACGAGGAGGCCGCCGGGTTGCTGAAGCGCCGTCAGTATTACCTTGACGTGTATGCCGGCAAACCGGGGTGGCAGCAGTATTGATGCTGACCTGTTGATGTCTGCGGAATGAACATCACCTGCTCGTGCCGAGGTATCGAAGCGCGAAATGTCTCTTGCCCCCTTCGACAGGCTCAGGACAGGCTTCGATACCTCAAAGCGAACGGAATGTCGATATTCATCTGCAGGTTTCCCGGGGGATGGTTCGGAGCCGAGTCGCGGTACGTATGTGACCGTTCGTAAGCTGGAATTGATAATATAATATATTTATGTATAATAATGGAATGATGATATGAAAGACGGCCCGACGAGTGTTGCAGCCCTGAAACAAGCGGCGACGGCAAAGTATCCGAAGGGGCTGTATTACCTGTTCGCCACCGAGATGTGGGAACGATTCAGCTTCTACGGCATTTCCGCCGTTCTGATGCTCTACCTGACCTCGCGGCTGGGATTGACCGACAACGACGCGTCGCTTGCTTCCGGCGCCTACATGGCCTTCACCTTCATGACGCCGATCCTGGGCGGCTTCGTGGCCGACAAACTGCTGGGCCTCCGGTACTCTGTCGCGGCGGGGGCCTTCCTGATCTTCGTCGGGAACCTGGTCCTGGCGTGGCGGGAGAGCCTCGCCTTCGTTTTTGCCGGACTTGCCTGCGTCGCGCTCGGAACCGGCTACCTGAAGGCAACCGTTTCTGTCATGGTCGGAAAATTGTATCCGGAAGGCGATACGCATCGCGACAGCGGCTACACGCTGTTTTACATGGGCATCAACCTCGGGGCGCTGATGGCGGGAGTCCTGATGGCCTGGGTCGCACGCACCTACGGTTGGCATAACTGTTTCTATCTTTCATCCGGCGGCATGTTCCTGGGCCTGATCGCCTTTCAACTCGGGGCTCCGTACTACAACAACGAAGCCGATGGTTATAAATCGGGGAGGCTGCTGAAACGGACGTTCGTTCTGCCGAATGGCGTCTGGCTGGCGCTCGGAACCGTGGCGCTGGGTGCGCTGATGGTGTATCTGTTCCACAATCCCGGTCAGACAAAGATCGCGATCACGTATCTCAGCATCGCCATCGTCGTCGGCATCTTCGGCCTCGCTCTCTCCTGCCGCGATACCGGCGAGCGTAACTCGATCTTCGCGATCCTGATCATCATCCTGGCGGCAATCTGCTTTCAGTCCGTGTTCAAGCAGATGTACACCTCGCTTCCCCTGCTCGTGGATCGCGTCGTCGACAAGACCTTGTTCGGCATTCCGCTCGAGGCGTCGTTCTTCGCGCTGGTGCCGAACTCGCTCACCGTCATCCTCTTCGCCGGCCTGTTCACCTGGCTTTGGGCGAAACTCGCCGACCAGGGCCGCAACCCCTCGATTCCGATGAAGATCGTCTTCGCGCTGTGCTTCGCGACCGTGAGCTCCCTGCTCCTGGCATGGGTGTCCGGCTCCATCGCCGCCACCGGCGTCAAGGCATCCGCCTGGTGGATCGTCCTGGGAATCGGCATTCTCACGCTGGGTGAACTGAACATTCTGCCGATGGGCCTTTCCGCCGTCAGCACGCTCGCGCCCAAGCGGTTCGCCTCGTTTCTGATGGGCGCCTGGTTCCTGTGCGCCTCGCTGGGCGGGTATTTTTCGGGTTTCCTCTCGAGTCTTGCCTCGATCGACAAGGCGAGGATCGAGGACGTCGGGTATGCGGCCGGGGTCTATTCTGGGCTCTATATGAACTGCGCCATTGGCTTGGCGGTCATCACGGTGCTGATGCTCCTCGTAACCCCGCTCGTAAAGAGGCTGATGGCGGCACGCTGACCCTTCCCCATCCTTCGTCAGAAAGGGTTTACGCGCTCCCGCCCGGAAGCTCCCTGTTCAGGATTTCGGCCAGGTCCTTCAGGAGATACGGCTTTTCGATTTTCCCGGCGAATCCGTACTGTTCGGGGTTTGCCATCACCGGATCGTCGGAGTAGCCGCTCGTCGCGAAGATCCGAAGCGTCGGATCGATCCGGTGAAGTTCGGCGCCTGCCGCCTTGCCGCCCATTCCCCCCTGGATCGTCAGATCCAGAATCGCTCCCGCGCATGTACCGCCTTTCTGTCGCAGCTCCTGGAGCGCCTGGATGGCCTGCTGGCCGTCGGCCGTGCAAAGGGGTTCGTATCCCATCTGGCGCAGCAGAATCGACAGCAATTCGCGTAGAGCCGGCTCGTCATCCATGACCAGAATGGTTCCCTGACCATGGTGGTCGATGCCGGATGCCGCCGCCGTTTCGGTCTCAGCCTTGCGCTGACTTGCAGGAAGGTAGATGTGAAAAACGCTGCCGGCGCCGGGCGCCGAGTCGACCGTGATGAACCCGCCGTGCCGCTTGACGACGGAAAATGCCGTTGCGAGCCCGAGACCGCTTCCGCATTGCTTGGTTGAGAAGAACGGCTCGAAAATGCGCTCCCTGACCTCCGGGGAAATCCCGACGCCGGTGTCGGCAATCGAAATCTGGACGTACCTTCCGTCGCCGTTCCTGGGAACGGGAGTCTTCTCGAGCTGGACGTTGTGCGCCGAGACCCTGATCAGCCCTTCCTCCGGCATCGCCTGACGGGCGTTGATGACGATGTTGTCGATGACCTGGGAGAGCTGGTTTTCGTCATAGTCGCACAGCCAGAGATCTTCCGCGATATCGAACAGGCAGGCCGCCTTGGACCCGCTGATGGCGAACATCGATGAATCGCGGAGCAGTTTCGAGACATTTCCCGTCTTTTTCGACGGGGCCCCGCCTTTGGAAAACGTCAGGAGTTGTTTCGTAAGGTTGTGCGCCCGGTTGAATACGCTGCGGGCCTTGTCCAGAAACTCCTTGGCCGGGGAGCCGGCGGAGCAGTGCAGGGCGGCCATCTCGATATTGCCGAAAATGCCCGTCAGAAGATTGTTGAAATCGTGGGCAATGCCGCCGGCGAGGATTCCGAGACTCTCGAGTTTCTGTGTCTGACGGATCTGGTCTTCGAGTTTCTTCTTCTCTTCCTCCGCCGTCCGGCGATAGTGAATTTCGGTGGATATTCCGATGAGACGCTCCGGCTGCCCATGCTCGTCGCGTTCGATGATCTTTCCGAGGCCGTTGGCCCAGATCCATTCGCCCGATTTCGATTTGAGGCGGAACTCGGCGTAATAATGGTGGGTTTTTCCGGCATTGTGTTCCTGGATGGCGTGATTGACGGCATCGAGATCGTCAGGGTGTATGAGGGCGTAGACATCGTTCAGGTTTTTCGGGAGTTCATCCGCCCCGTAGCCGAGAAATTCATATAACGCCGGCGTCGTCAGGACTTCGCCGGTTCGGAAATTGTTGTCGAACGAGGAACTGTGCGTCGCTTCGAGCGTCAGCTGCAGATGCTCCTCCATCTTCTGACGTTCGAGATTCGCCCGCACCTGATCCGTCATATCGATCGTGAAGCCGGCGAGCAGATGCGGCCGTCCGTTTTCCAGGATCGGGAACTTGACGGATCTATAGTGCCGATTATTGAATGTCTCCGAAATATCGATGGCTTTTCCTTCGCGCAAGACCTTCAAGTCGTCCTCCACCATCTTTTTCGCGAAGTCGCTCGGGAACAACTCGAACATGGTCTTTCCGATAATCGCCTCCACCGGGCAGCCGATCAGGTGTTCGAAGTTTCGGCTCACCTTCAGCGCACGGCCCTGCTCGTCCTTGAAATAGACGAGGATCGGACTGTGCTCGAGGAACAGGTTGAAGATGTGTTCGATGTCGCGAAGCGATCGTTCCGTCCGTTTCAACTCAGAAAGATCGTGGACGATCGAAAGCAACAGATTCCGTCCGTGAAGCGTTATGGCGCTCGAAAAGACCTCCACCTCGCGGATTTCTCCCGAGGCGATGCGATGGGAAAAGACGAACCTCCCCTTCGTGCCGGCTTTTGCCTTCCGCATTTCGGCAATGACCGCCTCCTGCGGGAGGGTGTTGATGTCGGAGATGTTCATCCCCCGCAGGGTGTCCGGGGAATATCCGTAAAACTCGACCGCCGCGGTATTTGCGTCCTCGATTCTGCCGGTCTGGGGGTCGATGAGGAGTTTGATGGCGCAGTTCCGGTCGAATATCTCCCGAAACAGGCGCTCATCGGCCGTGGTTTGGCATTCGGAGGTTGCTTCCCGATTCTGATCCATATACCTAAGGAAAGAGAACGACGGTGGTGCCGGTGAGCAGTTTCGCCGTAACCCGCTCCTCGACGGTCGTAACCGGTTGCCCGGGAATCTGGCTCGTGCTTCGGAGAAGAATGGTCACGGTCGTCCGTTCCCCGGTCTGGTAGGAAAAGCCGATCGACGACACCCCTTCGATGAAACTGGGATTGTCGATCAGCTTGTGAATCGCGTCGCTCAGGGCGCCCGTGAAGCTTGCCGTCGAACCGACGCCGCCCGATGGCTTGTAATTTGTGAT
Proteins encoded in this region:
- a CDS encoding MFS transporter, giving the protein MSQKTSGNPWMFVPALYFLEGIPYFMVSTVSVTMFKKLGISNADIGLWTSLITWPWIIKMLWGPLVDAHSTKRRWIVGCQLAIIAFLIVESFSIVQSSFLMPTLAVLTGLAFLSATHDIAADGFYLLALSEEDQAWFVGIRGTAYRVANVFCNGGLIYLAGQLELQVAEGASLAPVWQKVIWAGTAVYAVCVVAGFYSMPQPRRDEGRSDGFPFRAAFSEYFNQAHLPVVLGFILLYRFGESMVSKMSNPFLIDAVEKGGLGVSTSDVGFITGVVGVAALVIGGIAGGMVISRFGIKRSLWPMVLAMNVPNLLYIWAAYTHPGKSWVTLIVGCDQFGYGFGFAAYMVYLMFITQGSNYPTAHYAISTGLMALGAMFAGIVSGYIQEQVGYAGFFLATLVCAMPGMLLLPFLPLEKADLHIAPVDVD
- a CDS encoding SH3 domain-containing protein, whose amino-acid sequence is MRHQSIYKIRNMSFSPLSLPIVAATLLAIIGMASQAFATAGDGRFVQFEPNIPGVIDEMLDPSFWIARVAEPDKIIMTPQEIRRYNHRSARECKPLEDLRYYRRILNGDAVRGMISAVSSRPSKKKFMNGSELTGAYFDRLERALDLAAIPSRVMVRYGITVRRTEMRTFPTFDRVFNEPDDYEFDRFIETALYPVEPLVILHTSADGEWFFAQAYNYLAWVPVKDVALTDSRTLFDYLDTPNFLVVTGKRVFTGYNPIKADVSELLLDMGVRIPLASRDEIPLEIYGQHPVGNYVAKLPVRGPEGNLEWGLGLISRTDEVHLGYLPFTPRNIITQAFKFLGQRYGWGGMFNARDCSAFIMDNFRTMGVMLPRNAGEQGKLALGAMHHMPESMSLEDRKKLFDTLPPAVPIYMDGHAMLYLCKYNNDYYIIHDFAGYSAPDETGEFRRSKTRGVSVTPLLATFLSKGKHYMQGLYSAREFRLDR
- a CDS encoding PAS domain S-box protein; its protein translation is MDQNREATSECQTTADERLFREIFDRNCAIKLLIDPQTGRIEDANTAAVEFYGYSPDTLRGMNISDINTLPQEAVIAEMRKAKAGTKGRFVFSHRIASGEIREVEVFSSAITLHGRNLLLSIVHDLSELKRTERSLRDIEHIFNLFLEHSPILVYFKDEQGRALKVSRNFEHLIGCPVEAIIGKTMFELFPSDFAKKMVEDDLKVLREGKAIDISETFNNRHYRSVKFPILENGRPHLLAGFTIDMTDQVRANLERQKMEEHLQLTLEATHSSSFDNNFRTGEVLTTPALYEFLGYGADELPKNLNDVYALIHPDDLDAVNHAIQEHNAGKTHHYYAEFRLKSKSGEWIWANGLGKIIERDEHGQPERLIGISTEIHYRRTAEEEKKKLEDQIRQTQKLESLGILAGGIAHDFNNLLTGIFGNIEMAALHCSAGSPAKEFLDKARSVFNRAHNLTKQLLTFSKGGAPSKKTGNVSKLLRDSSMFAISGSKAACLFDIAEDLWLCDYDENQLSQVIDNIVINARQAMPEEGLIRVSAHNVQLEKTPVPRNGDGRYVQISIADTGVGISPEVRERIFEPFFSTKQCGSGLGLATAFSVVKRHGGFITVDSAPGAGSVFHIYLPASQRKAETETAAASGIDHHGQGTILVMDDEPALRELLSILLRQMGYEPLCTADGQQAIQALQELRQKGGTCAGAILDLTIQGGMGGKAAGAELHRIDPTLRIFATSGYSDDPVMANPEQYGFAGKIEKPYLLKDLAEILNRELPGGSA
- the nagB gene encoding glucosamine-6-phosphate deaminase, which translates into the protein MEIIIQKNRLDACRIGARIIARLLREKEKPVLGLATGGTPLPLYQELVRMHRDEGLSFGHVVSFNLDEYVGLDPKHPASFRACMEEHLFRHVDFAPGATHLPDGLAKDIPASCAAYEQAIRDAGGIDVQVLGIGSDGHLAFNEPTSSLRSRTRLKTLDEETRHANAAPFGGPDKVPHHVLTMGLGTIMDARCCLLLAFGASKAPAVRDMVEGPVSAWCPGSVLQFHEKAIVLLDEEAAGLLKRRQYYLDVYAGKPGWQQY
- a CDS encoding peptide MFS transporter, coding for MKDGPTSVAALKQAATAKYPKGLYYLFATEMWERFSFYGISAVLMLYLTSRLGLTDNDASLASGAYMAFTFMTPILGGFVADKLLGLRYSVAAGAFLIFVGNLVLAWRESLAFVFAGLACVALGTGYLKATVSVMVGKLYPEGDTHRDSGYTLFYMGINLGALMAGVLMAWVARTYGWHNCFYLSSGGMFLGLIAFQLGAPYYNNEADGYKSGRLLKRTFVLPNGVWLALGTVALGALMVYLFHNPGQTKIAITYLSIAIVVGIFGLALSCRDTGERNSIFAILIIILAAICFQSVFKQMYTSLPLLVDRVVDKTLFGIPLEASFFALVPNSLTVILFAGLFTWLWAKLADQGRNPSIPMKIVFALCFATVSSLLLAWVSGSIAATGVKASAWWIVLGIGILTLGELNILPMGLSAVSTLAPKRFASFLMGAWFLCASLGGYFSGFLSSLASIDKARIEDVGYAAGVYSGLYMNCAIGLAVITVLMLLVTPLVKRLMAAR